The sequence below is a genomic window from Gloeocapsa sp. PCC 73106.
TCGTATCTCTATCAAATTACTAGACTTTTGGTTCGAAGGAGAAGGACAAAGTCCAGACGCGCAAGAATTACTAAATAGATTTTTGCTGCAATGGAATCCAGGACAAGGTAACCCAGATTATTTGAGCGCCAAACTCAAAGAAGCAACTCAAGACAATGGTAGAACTTTTGTCGAAACCTTAAACAGTTGGAAAAATCGTCTGCAAAACAGTTTAGAAAATAGCGGAACTAAAGAAGAGAAATTAGCCATCCGCGGACAATTATCTCCAAAAATCCGAGAACAATTTCGCAAAGTACTCCCCGGTGAAAGCGAAAGCACTCGCGGAACTTGGTTGACGCTTCTACAACAGGTGCGTTCCCGCGTTACCGAGGGATTAAAACAAGATATTCAATCATTTTTCCAAGATTTACTCCAACCGACTCATCCAAACTTTTCCCTACAAAGCGCGCGTCGTTGGTTAGAAGCTTTGATTACTGAACTCAATAAACAACAAAGGAATCTAGAGGATAAAATACAGCATCAAGACTCAATGTATACCCTAGATAGTTTGGAAAACAAGCTTAAAAATAATGAGCAAATGCTAGAAGATTTGGAAAACAAACGGGGTTTATTGGGTTTCGGGAAAAAACAAAATCAAGCAGAATTTCAAACCACCGCTAACGATAGTATCAGTTCCGCTTATCAACTGAGTCTTCATAACTTCGAAGCAGGAGTAACTCAAGAAGCTTTAGAAATAACCAAAAATTTACAAGAGTATGTTCAGAACCTAAAAGCCCAAGCTAACGCGTTTAATTTACTCTGCAAAAACATTCAAAGCTTCTATATTAATCAACAAGATGAGATTAAAAACCTCAATGACAGCGATATGAATGGTCAGGCTATTTTTGCTGATGATGATACAGAAGAATATTATCAAATGCTTCTTCCTAAAATAGAACAACGATCAGAATTAGCAGTCGTTACCACAGCTATCACCGCAGAAGTAGCACTGGGAGACTCTCTCGCTGATTTCTGCAAAAGCGATCGCCTAGTAGAAGGAGAAGAACTCAAAAAGCAAATAAGCGCGACAATTGACCGTATCTTTGGGAATCGTGGACTCAATTTAGTAGATTCAGCGGTTAAAAGATTTATGCGTAGTTACCCATCCCTTAGCGATCGCTCTATCCGTTTAGAACAGATTACGAATGAAGCACAGCCTCTGTTACCCCTTAATTTTGCTGATCCCTACTTTTATAACGATCCCGGGAAAACTCTTCAATTAATCGCTTTTAGAGACAGCGAGGAACCAGAGGTAAGACAACTTAAAGATATCCTAATCAATAACTTGGGAATAACCAACGATGTGTTAAAACCGATTCAAGCGGAAGACGAAATCTTGATCATCAACGAATACGGCGCTTTTCCCATGAGATTAATTAATAACCTAGAACAACTGCGACAACACTACGAAAGACAGAAAAATCAACAGTTAGCTTTTCTCCATAACGACTATACCAATGCTTTTACCGATATCATTCCCCCGTCCGCTTCGGTAATCGAACAGATTCAAGACGTCTTTTATCCCTGTTTGGCTTTTCAGTTACTCCAGTACAAACCGGAAACCAAGACTTTTCAATTTGAGTATTTTAATTATATTCGTGGAACTATCGAAACCGCAGCTTTGAGTTGGATTTGGATTGAAGCGATCGAGACATTATCCCATCAACGGGAAATGGTGCAAAAACTCGAAGAACTTTTAAACAACATGATCACGGAAATTAAAAACCATCCCCATCCCCTTTCATTCTGGGAAAATACATATTTAAACAACTATTTTTATCCCTTTAAGCGTCAGGTAGATGATTTACCCCAAGAACACCCTAATTATCTCTATAGAGAACAAGTGATAGGAAAAGACGCCGAGGGTAATAATTTCAGACAACAAGGAATCATGGATCGCTTTAAACAACGTATCGAAAGAGAGTTATCTGAACTCCATTTACTCCCAGCTCAGCAACAGTCACCTCAAAATACTTTACCGATTGATGCTGAGTACACAGAAGTCCCCCAATCTCTGATGCAAAAGTTAGAAAGACTAGTAGAAATGAGAGAAAAAGGGTATCTCAGTGAAACACAATTTGAAAATGCCAAAAAACAACTCGGACTTTAATTTATGGTGCAATATTTAACTCTCTTTCCTCTCTACTTAATTATTCTCACTTTAGTAGTTATCGTGATTCCAGCGATCGCTGTTATTTACCTACGTCTTACTCTCTATAAAAATCTCACGCGTTCCATCAAAAAAGTTAAACGACTTGTTACAGACAACCAGAGTGTAGGAACAAAACCAACCATTATTGAAACATTAGAAAACCGCTATCGTCGAGCTAACTCTCAGTTAGAAAATGTGAATACAGCAGCTTTAATCGATCAATGTTACGGTCAGGAAACCTTAACTTTCTTCAACTTACAATTTTCCTATGATGAGTGGGATTATTTTTGTCGTCTTTTTCCTAATTTACTTCTAAGTTTTGGACTCTTGGGAACTTTTTTAGGGATTACTCTCAACCTGGCTAATTTGAGTCAAATAATCAACAAACTTGATCCTAACGATTTTAGCGCATTAACCAGCCAACTAGAAACCCCTTTACAAAGCATGGGGATTGCTTTTATTACTAGTTTGATCGCTTTAATTTTTAGTTCAATCCTAGCTGTAGTCAATCTTTTCCTGAATACCAGCGTCGCTAAATCTCAGTTGATTAGCAGTATCGAAGATTATCTAGATAATATCTTTCAAATAGAAATCGATGGACATAGTCGCTTAGATCAAGCGGTAGATCGTATGGTTCAACAACAGCAAGAATTTCTGAGTAGATTCCATGAAAAAGTAGGTGAAGTCATGGAAAACAGTCTAGGAAAAGCGAGCGATCGCCTAGTCGAGCAAAATACCAAATCCCATCTTTTAGCGGAACAAGTGTACCAAAGATTTTTAGAATCTGCGGGAACAATATCTGGAGCTGCTGATAGTTTTCAAGAAAGTATGTTAACATTAAAAACCTTTACGCCAGAGTTAGTGATCGCTTCCCAACTATTCACTCAAAGCGTTGCGATTTTCCAAACTTCAGCAGAACACATAGAGCGCAGTAAATTCTCAGAAAACTTAGGAAGCTTGACCAGAGATTTAGCGAAAACACAAACACAATTTGCCGCATCAACCCAAATACTAACAGACAATATTACTCTCATTGCCA
It includes:
- a CDS encoding tubulin-like doman-containing protein, whose protein sequence is MAQATSNERQKQSIKRTICIGLGGTGRDVLMRIRRLIVERHGNLSELPLVGFVHIDTEKGARQVSSLRGGSIYHGVDLSFSDAETVAATMNTIEINTLLQGLKQRQKDDRPGPYDHIQRWFPPQLLNNLKAVEDGAKGIRPVGRLAFFHNYRKIQAAIEQAENRTRGYEDRLLKKGWVVEPGLDIFVVGSLCGGTGSGIFLDVAYHLRRFYGDAGAQISAYLVISPEIYGGAPNMCANTYAALKELNYHTTPGIKFEACYDPQNLAYVQESRPPFEWVYLVSNQTASNYKIGSKDKLANVIAYKIFLEFSGEVAPLLRAQKDNYLKHMLTLDLHPSPNVQRYLCFGLASIYLPRDISVAIALNRISIKLLDFWFEGEGQSPDAQELLNRFLLQWNPGQGNPDYLSAKLKEATQDNGRTFVETLNSWKNRLQNSLENSGTKEEKLAIRGQLSPKIREQFRKVLPGESESTRGTWLTLLQQVRSRVTEGLKQDIQSFFQDLLQPTHPNFSLQSARRWLEALITELNKQQRNLEDKIQHQDSMYTLDSLENKLKNNEQMLEDLENKRGLLGFGKKQNQAEFQTTANDSISSAYQLSLHNFEAGVTQEALEITKNLQEYVQNLKAQANAFNLLCKNIQSFYINQQDEIKNLNDSDMNGQAIFADDDTEEYYQMLLPKIEQRSELAVVTTAITAEVALGDSLADFCKSDRLVEGEELKKQISATIDRIFGNRGLNLVDSAVKRFMRSYPSLSDRSIRLEQITNEAQPLLPLNFADPYFYNDPGKTLQLIAFRDSEEPEVRQLKDILINNLGITNDVLKPIQAEDEILIINEYGAFPMRLINNLEQLRQHYERQKNQQLAFLHNDYTNAFTDIIPPSASVIEQIQDVFYPCLAFQLLQYKPETKTFQFEYFNYIRGTIETAALSWIWIEAIETLSHQREMVQKLEELLNNMITEIKNHPHPLSFWENTYLNNYFYPFKRQVDDLPQEHPNYLYREQVIGKDAEGNNFRQQGIMDRFKQRIERELSELHLLPAQQQSPQNTLPIDAEYTEVPQSLMQKLERLVEMREKGYLSETQFENAKKQLGL